The following is a genomic window from Amycolatopsis sp. BJA-103.
TCGGGGGCGGTCGGGTCCGGGCGCACCCCTGCGTGTGGCCCGGACGGCTAGGCGGTCAGGAGCGCGCCCAAAGGGCGGGGACGTTCGGCGGCTCCCAGCCGGCCTGAGCGGTGTGACCCTGCAGCGCCCGGTACGAAGCACCGTTGTAGGTGACCGTCGCACCCGCGGCGTAGGTGGTGCCGGCCGCCCAGGTGCCGGAGGGCGGGTTCGACGTCGTCGGGCCGGTCGGCGTCGTGGTGGTGCTGGACGGCGGGTTCGAGCCCGAGGTCACCAGGCGCAGGCTGTACACGCTCAGGATCTCCGAGATCGGCTGGAAGTAGAACGTGCCGCCCGAGCTGCAGTTGCCGGAGCCACCGGAGGTGACGCCCTGTGCCTGGTCACCCGCGAGCCACGAGCCGCCGGAGTCACCCGGTTCGGCGCAGGCGTTGGTCCGGGTGAGGCCGGAAACGGTGCCCTGCGGGTAGTTCACCGAGGCGTTCTTCTGCTGGATCGTGCCGCAGTGCCAGCCCGTCGTGGAGCCGGAACGGCAGACCGAGGCGCCGATCGCGGCCTCCTGCGAACCCGCCACCGGCACGGTGCCCGGGTAGCGGTTCACGAGCCCACGCGGGGTGTTGCCCGCGTCCACTCGGACCCACGCGTAGTCGTTGCCGGGGAAGCTGGAGCCCCCGACGGTCCCGCTCGGGTTCGAGGTGCGCGTTCCGGTGGTGCCACAGTGCCCCGCGGTCACGAAGCCACCCTCGACCGAGAAACCGATCGAGCAGCGGCCCGAGCCGAACGTGTAGGCGTTGCCGCCGATGACGTCGATCAGCGGGACCGGGCTCTCGGTGCTGGTCTCGACCCGCACCGCGTCGGCACGCACCCCGGACGCGGTCGCCCACGACTTCGCGGCGGCCTCGGTGCCGGCGTTGGCCAGCACGACGATCGAGTTGGTGGTGGCGTCGACGTACCAGCCGGGCACGCTCTTCGGCGCGCTGGTTCCCTTGGTGTCCAAGGACAGCTTCGCGGCGTCGAGCTGGGCGGCGCTCCGCGTGACGGTCTTCGGGGTCGCGCCCGCCGCACGGACGGTGCCCTCCAGCGCCGCGTCGGTGACGGCGACGGTCAGCGTGGTCCCCGCCGCGTCCAGCCACGATCCGGCGTAGGACGGGCCGAGCCGGGTCTTGAGGGCGCTTTCGGTGCGTGCCGCCGTCTGCTCACCCGCGAGACGGGTCCTGGCCTGATCGGGGCTGATCTTCAGGTCGCGCGACAGGGCCGCGACGATCTCCGACTGGACCTGGTCGGCCGCCGGGACGGTCTGGCCGGCGCTCGCGCTCGGTGTCAGCGCGACGGCCGTGACCAGGCCGGCGCCGGTGATGGCCGCCGCGGCGGCCGCTACGATCTTTCGGTTCATTTCAGGCGCTTCCTCAAGACGTACCGGAAGGGGGATCTCGTGTCCCCGACCGTACGAGGCGCCTGATGCAAAAGGTACATACCATTTAGGTCATATCCACCCCAGTGGACTGGACCTATTGCCGACCTCGACGCAGGTCAGCGCACGCCTGCGTCCGTGTAGTCGACACCGTAACCCGGGTTCAACTCGAGGTACTTCGAGTAGGTCGGCCGCCGGTCGATCAGTTCGCCGTACACCGCGCGGGACAGGGCGATCATCTCCGCGGCGAACGGTCCCATCTCCCCTCGCTCCGACCAGCCGACGAGATTCCGCCAGCTCAGCGGATTCCCCGCGATCGGGACGGCGACGATGCCCGGGATCTCGTGGAAAAGCGGCTGACACAACACCACCGCGTGTCCCGATTCGACCATTTCGATGCAGGTCAGGACATCGGTCTCGTACAGCGAACGCGGCGTGAACCCCGACCGGGCGCACGCGGAGGCGAAACAGTCGCCGAAACAGCCGTCCCCCGGTGTCGCGCACCATCGTTCGTCCGCCAGCGCGCCGAGTTCGACCTCGTCGTGCTGCGCGCGCTCGTCGCGCGCCGACATCAGCACGAACACCGGATGATGCGCGAGGGTCCGCCACCGGACGCCGGGCTCCGGCGGCGGCGCGGCGTCACCGCAGACACCGACGAAGGAGAAGTCCAGCGCGCCCTCGGCGGTCATGTCCGCGAGTTTGTTGGACGACCACGACGTATGGGTGGCGACGTGGATGTCGGGATGGGTGGTGCCGAGACGCTGCAGGAGCGCGCCGAGCATCGGCCCCGTCGCCGAACCGAGCCGCAGGGTCACCGGCTCGCCGGTACCGGCGTGCTGGGCTAGGCGCGCCGCCTCGTCGTGCAGGGACGATACGGCGGGGAGCACCATCTTCGCCCGGTCGAGGACGAGGAGACCGAGTGCCGTCGGCCGGGTCCCCGTGTGATCGCGCAGGAAGAGCTTCCCGCCGAGGGTCCGTTCGATGCGTTTCAACTGGGCGGTCAAAGCGGGCTGCGCCATTCCGAGCGTGTTCGCCGCCTTGGTGATACTCCCGAGTTCGGCGATCGCGCACATGATGCGCAAGTGGCGCAGTTCCAGCTCCATCCCTCTACGTTAGTAGACGTAACTGGACTGGACCAGACAAACGCTTGAGCCAAATGGCTTCGTATCGCCCTTTTCTTGGATTGCCATCGATGTCAGCATTCCGGAAGGGCATCGTGGGGCCGGTGTTCACAGTGGAACCGAAGGGCGGCCGGTCAAGACCGGTCGCGCAGCCGGATCGCCGTCTCGAGGTTCTCCCGGATCCTTCTGGTCAGGCGATGGTCCGGACCGAGCGCCCGCTCGGCGTCCGACCGCGCTTCTTCGAACATCCGGATGGCGAGTGGCAGATCCCCCGCGGCTCCGCGGGCGTAGGCCAGATCGTTCCGTGAATTCAGCGTGTCCTGGTGGTCGTGCCCGAACACCCGCTCCCTGGCTGCGAGCGTGCGCTCGTACAGTTCGATCGCCCTGGTCAGGTCACCCGAGGATTCGTACGCGCCCGCCAGGTTGTTCCAAGATTTCAGGGTGTCGGGGTGATCGGGACCCAGCACGCGTTCGCGATCCGCCAGGGTCCGTTCCTGGAGTTCGACCGCGCGGGCGAGGTCGCCCGCCGACTCGCACGCTCCCGCGAGATTGCCCCGCGAAACCAGCGTGTTGGGATGGTCCGGCCCCAGCACCCGTTCACGATCTTCCAATGTCGCCTCGAACAACGTGACCGCGCGCTTAGAGTCACCCATCGACCAGTGGAGATAGGCTAGATTGTTCCGGTAGAGCAAGGTCTCCGGGTGGTCTGCGCCCAGCACCCGCTCGCGATCCGCGAGCGTGGCTTCGTGGAGCGGGATCGCCCGTTCGGCGTCGCCCGCCATTTCGTACGCCATGGCCAGGTTGTTCCGGGAGACCAGCGTGTCCGGGTGCTCCTTTCCCAGCACGCGCTCGCGTCCTTCCAGCGTTTCGTCGAACAGCGAGATCGCCCGCCTCACGTCACCGGCGGCGTGGCAGGCGGCAGCCAGGTTGTTCCGGCAGCTCAACGTGTCCGGATGTGCAGGCCCCAGCACCCGCTCGCAGTCCGCCAGCGCGGTCTCGAGCAGCGAGGTCGCGCGCCGCAGATCACCGGCCGCCTGGTACGCGGACGCCGAAGTGTTCCGGGCGCGCAGGGTGATCGGATGGTCGAAGCCGAAAAGGCGTTCACCGGCGCCGACGGCCCGTTCCGCGAACGCGATGCCCGCCGCGGCGTCGCCCTGACCGAGGACGTAGAGGCTGAGGCTGTTGGCGAGGTGGCAAAGCGGGCCGGTGTCACTCTCGGTGTGGTCGAGCAGCGCCCGCCCGTGCGGCAACACGGCTTGGAAGACGGGCCAGTCCTCGGGCAGCCGGGGATCCACCACGTCGAGCGCGTGGGCGAGCGCGACGGCGGTGGCCTCACGGGCGTGGTCGATGTCCTCGGGACCGCGGTAGGGGTCGGCCGGGTCGGGAGTCCGGGTCACGGCCTGCACGAGGCGGTGGACGCCGATCGTCTCGGCGTCGAGGGTGATCATGCTGTAGGCGGCCAGCCGCCCCAAAGCCTCCGACAGCTCCGGTTCCTCGCCGTCGCCCTCCAGCAGCGATCGCGGGATGCGTTCGGGAGCGTGCCAGGCCAGCCGTCGCAACAACTTCGCGGCGAGCGGGGTGTCCGCGAGCCGGTCGAGGGTGACGTGCCAGACCCGGGCCACGGCGCGCTCCGCGTCCTCGGCCTCCGCGGTCCAGGCGAACATCTTGGCCGGGGACCTGGCGAGCAGGCCGAGGTAGCGGGCGGGCGTCATCCGGTTCTGGGCGAGGTACGCCCCGGCCTGTTCCACCGCCAAGGGCAGCCAGCCGAGTTCGGCGCAGAGTTCGCCGGCGCCCGCCAGCTCCGCCTCCGGCCACTCCGCCCGGACCGTCCGGGCGAGCAACTCGGCCGCCTCGTCCGGTTCCAGCACGTCCAGTGACACGGTGCCGACGTCCCGCCAGCCGGTGCCCCGTCTGCTGGTGATGAGGATCGTGCCGGTCCGCACCCGGTCCAGCAGCCCGGCGGCGTGCGCGAGCTCGGTCAGGTTGTCGAGGATCAGCAGCCAGCCGGTATGCCCGGCCAGCCAGCCGACGGCCTGTTCGGCCCGCTGTTCCCACGGCAGCCCCACGGCCTCCGGGGACAGCGCCACGGCCAGCTCCGCCAACCCGTCGTCGATCGCCGAAGCCGAGTCCGCCGTCACCCACCAGACGGCCGAATAGTCGGCCGAACGCAGCTCGGCGAACCTGGCGGCCAGGCTGCTCTTGCCGACGCCGCCGAGCCCGTGCACCGCGACCACCGCGACCCGGGCGGCGGCTTTCGCCGTCTTCTCCAGCCTGTCCAGCTCGGCCGCGCGCCCGACGAAGACCCTGCCGCTCAGGGGCAGTTTCCACGCCGCGTGCCGGGGCGGCGGAACATCGGTCTCCGAGAGAATGCCGTCGATGAATCTCGAAATCTGGCCGTACACAAGGGAATCGCGGCCGGCCGGTTTGCAGATGCCGACGTGGTCGGCGTCGACGGGGATCGGGCGGACCCGGGGCAGGCCGGGGTTGGCCGAGCCCTCGTCGACCACCCGGACCCCTCTGGTCGGATACGCCTCGAAGAACACCAGGTTCCGGATCCCGGACTCGTCGGCCCAATCGCGGTAACGGTCGTTGAGGTGCCGCAGGTGGGCGGCGTTGCGTTTGAGGTCCTTCACCGCCGCGGTGGACCGATAGAGCAGTCCGAGCGCCTTGACGACCGCCGCCAGCCCCGAGCCGGTGTGCGGGGTCCCCAGGAAGACCACCCCGCGCGCGGCCGTCGCGAACGCCGCGAAGCCGGTCCGGCCCTCGGCCGCGTGCAGCAGGATCTCCTTGGCCAGCAGGCCGCCCATGCTGTGGGTGACGAAACACAACGGCCGCTCGCCGATGCCGAGGTTCTGCAGCGACGCCATCAGGTTGATCGCCCGGTCCTGCATGGGCATCGCCTTGCCCCGCCAGCCCGACGACCAGGCCTCGTAGCCCACCGACCACACCGCCACGCGGTCGAAATCCTCGGCGAGCCACTCCGGCCAGAACGACGACGGCGACCCGCCCGCCCACGTCTTCCGCGCGTCCCCGTCCAGCCCGTGCAGGAACACCACGTCCAACCCGGCCGACACGGGAACCCGGACCTTGAGGATCTCGGGCAATCTCCTACCTCCGGTCGGGCGGGCGGTTCCGTGGTGCCGCCACCGGATGTCGGCCGCCCGGTGCCCGCCGTTACGCGCGGCCCCAGGACGCGCCTCGTGAGTGGTAAGGACGGTTCTTTCGAGGACCAGGGCAACATGGCGTGCTCTTGCCGTTTTGGCGTCGGTCGTGGGGTGGAAGTGCCGGCCGTGTGATCAGAGACGGATCACGCGTGCTTGGAGCCGGATCTCACGTGATCGGGAGACGATCACGGAGTTCGCCTTCTGATCACGCGAGATCCGGCCCCAATCACGCGAGTCACGCCTTCGCTCACCGTGGGTTCAGCCACAACGCCACCATGAAGGCCACACCAGCCTCCCGGGACGTCGCGAAAGCCACTTTCGGGACATCAGACGTCCCGAAAGTGGCTTTCGCGACACGGCCGCTCGGCATCGGACGCGGCGAAGGACCCCTTCATCCGCGCCGACCCCGCCACCTCACGAGGTGCCCTGCTCAGGAGGTCTTCGACTTGCGGTTCAGGAACGCCGACGCCCCGACGCCGTGCGCGGCGACGCTCGCCAGCACCGTCACCGACATGACGCTCAACGCGACGTCCGCCGCGTCCCCGTCGAGTGAGTTGTAGGCCAGCAGGCCGAACACGATCGACGCCGCGCCGCGTGGCGCCAGGAAACCGATGGTCATCCGGTCCCGCCACCGGAAATCGGTCCGCAGCAAGGTGAGCAGCACCGGGATGAGCCGGGCGACGGTCAGCGCGACGACGCTGACGATCACGACGCCCCAGGTGAGGCCGAAGGACAGCACCAGCACCGCGGTGCTGCCGAAGACGAACCACATCAGCAGCCCGCACAGAGAACTGACGTCCTCGGCCAGCCCGAGTTCGTCCTCACTCGGATGCCGCGCGGTCTTGTAGGCGATCCCGCAGATGAACGCGGCGACGAAACCGTTGCCGCCGATCGCGACGGCGGCGGTGTAGGTCAGCAGCGGCAGCGCGACGGCGGCGACCCGTGCGGAATGCCGCGTCGACCAGCCGTGTTTGCCCGTCACGTTCATCGCCACCGCGGCGACCGCGCCGATCACGGAGCCCGCCAGCACGGCCAGCAGCGCCGCCGGGATCGCGGTCTGCAGCGCCTCACCCGGCGTGTTCGCCTGATTGCGGCTCCCCGCGAGGGTGAGCGCGAAGATGAACACCGGGGCGACGACGCCGTCGTTGTAGCCGCTTTCGACGTTCAGCAGATGCCGCACGCGTTCGGGCACCCGGACGTCGTGCACCACCGACGTCGCGGGCGCGAAGTCCGTGGGGGCGATGATGCAGGCGATCAGCAGCACCACCGTCCACCCGAGCCCCGGCAGCACCAGCAGGCCGACCCCCATGACGATCAGGATCGTCAGCGGCAGCGCGATCAGCAGCAGCCGCACCGCGGTCTTGGCGTCATGACCGAGATAGCCGCCCTTGACCGCGGTGGCGTCCACGAACAGCAGCAGGGCGAGGATCAGTTCCGCGGCGTTGAGGGCGATCTCGGTGTTGAGCCCGTTGCCGAGATCGTTGCGGGTGCTGAACCCGATCGCCAGCCCCGCCGCGACCATCGCCATCGGCGCGGTGATCTGCCACCGTTCCAGCCGTGCCGCCGTCATCGTCCAGGCCAGCACGACGACCGCACCGACGAGCACGCTCTGGATCATCTACCCGCCCCTCGTTCCCGGTGGACTCCCCTGCCACCGGGAACGAGCATAGAGGCCGTCCACAAAGGAACGCCGATCACACCACCGCGCCGTTGTCGTCGCGCTCCCGTACCCGCGACGGCTTCCTGACCGGACGCCCGGCCCCTGGCCAGCGTTTGTCGAGCAGGATCGCGACGGGACCCGCGGTGGCCACAGTGGACACCGTTCCCGCGATGAGGCCGAGCAGGAGCGCGAGGGCGAAGTCGGCCAGCGAGCCGTCCCCGAGGAACAGCAGCGCCCCGAGGACGAACAGCACCCCGATCCCGGTGTTGATCGTCCGGGGCAGCGTCTGCAGGACCGCCGTGCCGACGACGCGGGCGAACGGCTCCTTGCGGCGCTGCCCCCGCACCTCCCGGACCCGGTCGAAGACCACCACCGAGTCGTTGACCGAATAGCCGATCACCGTCAGGAGCGCGGCGAGGAAGACGCCGTCCATGGACTTGCCCAGCCAGGCGAAGATCCCGACGATGATCAGGACGTCCTGGGCGAGCGCCGCCACCGTGGCCAGGCCGAGCCGCCAGTCGAACCGCACCGCGAGGTAGATCAGCTGCGCCAGCACCGCGAGGAGGAGCGCGACGACCGCCTTGGTGCGCAGTTCGGCGCCGAGGCTCGGGCCGATCTGCTCGTCGCGGATCTCGGTGGCGTCGCCCGCCACCCCGGAGACCGCGGTCCGGATCCGCTCGGTGGCGGCCTCGTCGATGGGCTCGGTGCGCACCGAGATGTCCTTCTCACCGGACACCTGCACGACGGCGCGGGGGAATCCGGCGTCGGACACCGCGTCCCGGACCTGTTCGACGTCGGCGGGCGCCGAAGTGCTGTATTCGATCACCCGGCCGCCGGTGAACTCGACGCCCAGGTTCGGTCCCGCCACGAACAGTCCCGCGATCGCGGCGATCACGATCGCGCCCGCCACCATCAGCCAGCGCCGGGGCTTGCCGAGGAACTCCGGATCGCGCCGGTTCACCCACTGGCGGACCCGGCCTTCGTGGGTGAGCCCGGAAAGCCGCGGTTTGCGCGCGACCACACCCCGCATCGTGAGGTGCAGCAGCAGGCGGGTGAGCACGAGCGAGATGAACAGTGCCACGACCACGCCGATGGACAGCGTCACTCCGAACCCGCGCACCGGGCCGGACGCCAGCCAGAACAGCAGCCCCGCGGCGAGCAGGGTGGTCACGTTCGAATCGACGATCGCCGACAGCGCCCCGCTGAACCCGCGGCTGACCGACCGGGGCAGCGAGCCTCCCTGTTTCACCGAATGTTCTTCTCTCGCCCGTTCGAAGACGAGCACGGTGGCGTCGACGGCCATGCCGATGGCCAGCACGAAGCCCGCGAGACCGGGCAGGGTCAGCGTCGCTCCGATGGCGAGCAACGCGCCGTAGGACACCGCCGCGTAGGCCACCAGGGCACCGACGGCGATGAGTCCGGCCAGGCGATACACCGCGAGCAGGAAGAGCGCGGTCAGTCCCAGGCCGATGACGGCCGCGCGGGCGCTGGCGTCGATCGCGGCGGCACCGA
Proteins encoded in this region:
- a CDS encoding carbohydrate-binding protein, whose protein sequence is MNRKIVAAAAAAITGAGLVTAVALTPSASAGQTVPAADQVQSEIVAALSRDLKISPDQARTRLAGEQTAARTESALKTRLGPSYAGSWLDAAGTTLTVAVTDAALEGTVRAAGATPKTVTRSAAQLDAAKLSLDTKGTSAPKSVPGWYVDATTNSIVVLANAGTEAAAKSWATASGVRADAVRVETSTESPVPLIDVIGGNAYTFGSGRCSIGFSVEGGFVTAGHCGTTGTRTSNPSGTVGGSSFPGNDYAWVRVDAGNTPRGLVNRYPGTVPVAGSQEAAIGASVCRSGSTTGWHCGTIQQKNASVNYPQGTVSGLTRTNACAEPGDSGGSWLAGDQAQGVTSGGSGNCSSGGTFYFQPISEILSVYSLRLVTSGSNPPSSTTTTPTGPTTSNPPSGTWAAGTTYAAGATVTYNGASYRALQGHTAQAGWEPPNVPALWARS
- a CDS encoding LysR family transcriptional regulator, with amino-acid sequence MELELRHLRIMCAIAELGSITKAANTLGMAQPALTAQLKRIERTLGGKLFLRDHTGTRPTALGLLVLDRAKMVLPAVSSLHDEAARLAQHAGTGEPVTLRLGSATGPMLGALLQRLGTTHPDIHVATHTSWSSNKLADMTAEGALDFSFVGVCGDAAPPPEPGVRWRTLAHHPVFVLMSARDERAQHDEVELGALADERWCATPGDGCFGDCFASACARSGFTPRSLYETDVLTCIEMVESGHAVVLCQPLFHEIPGIVAVPIAGNPLSWRNLVGWSERGEMGPFAAEMIALSRAVYGELIDRRPTYSKYLELNPGYGVDYTDAGVR
- the fxsT gene encoding FxSxx-COOH system tetratricopeptide repeat protein — translated: MPEILKVRVPVSAGLDVVFLHGLDGDARKTWAGGSPSSFWPEWLAEDFDRVAVWSVGYEAWSSGWRGKAMPMQDRAINLMASLQNLGIGERPLCFVTHSMGGLLAKEILLHAAEGRTGFAAFATAARGVVFLGTPHTGSGLAAVVKALGLLYRSTAAVKDLKRNAAHLRHLNDRYRDWADESGIRNLVFFEAYPTRGVRVVDEGSANPGLPRVRPIPVDADHVGICKPAGRDSLVYGQISRFIDGILSETDVPPPRHAAWKLPLSGRVFVGRAAELDRLEKTAKAAARVAVVAVHGLGGVGKSSLAARFAELRSADYSAVWWVTADSASAIDDGLAELAVALSPEAVGLPWEQRAEQAVGWLAGHTGWLLILDNLTELAHAAGLLDRVRTGTILITSRRGTGWRDVGTVSLDVLEPDEAAELLARTVRAEWPEAELAGAGELCAELGWLPLAVEQAGAYLAQNRMTPARYLGLLARSPAKMFAWTAEAEDAERAVARVWHVTLDRLADTPLAAKLLRRLAWHAPERIPRSLLEGDGEEPELSEALGRLAAYSMITLDAETIGVHRLVQAVTRTPDPADPYRGPEDIDHAREATAVALAHALDVVDPRLPEDWPVFQAVLPHGRALLDHTESDTGPLCHLANSLSLYVLGQGDAAAGIAFAERAVGAGERLFGFDHPITLRARNTSASAYQAAGDLRRATSLLETALADCERVLGPAHPDTLSCRNNLAAACHAAGDVRRAISLFDETLEGRERVLGKEHPDTLVSRNNLAMAYEMAGDAERAIPLHEATLADRERVLGADHPETLLYRNNLAYLHWSMGDSKRAVTLFEATLEDRERVLGPDHPNTLVSRGNLAGACESAGDLARAVELQERTLADRERVLGPDHPDTLKSWNNLAGAYESSGDLTRAIELYERTLAARERVFGHDHQDTLNSRNDLAYARGAAGDLPLAIRMFEEARSDAERALGPDHRLTRRIRENLETAIRLRDRS
- a CDS encoding cation:proton antiporter encodes the protein MIQSVLVGAVVVLAWTMTAARLERWQITAPMAMVAAGLAIGFSTRNDLGNGLNTEIALNAAELILALLLFVDATAVKGGYLGHDAKTAVRLLLIALPLTILIVMGVGLLVLPGLGWTVVLLIACIIAPTDFAPATSVVHDVRVPERVRHLLNVESGYNDGVVAPVFIFALTLAGSRNQANTPGEALQTAIPAALLAVLAGSVIGAVAAVAMNVTGKHGWSTRHSARVAAVALPLLTYTAAVAIGGNGFVAAFICGIAYKTARHPSEDELGLAEDVSSLCGLLMWFVFGSTAVLVLSFGLTWGVVIVSVVALTVARLIPVLLTLLRTDFRWRDRMTIGFLAPRGAASIVFGLLAYNSLDGDAADVALSVMSVTVLASVAAHGVGASAFLNRKSKTS
- the secD gene encoding protein translocase subunit SecD codes for the protein MPRETARRGMTGRAVVSLVILAATVYLLLTTAPRLGLDLRGGTQIVLETKDSPTITADAETTDRTLEVLRRRVDALGVAEPMLARSGDKRIIVELPGVRDPREAVEVIGRTAQLSFHPVLGASTDAAQGSRVLPDESGQPITLGPAALTGEGVDKALSTIDSQGGGHLVSVDFKGDSGRAWERLTGQAACSPPGDPTRRVAIALDDKVISSPQVSPQVACGVGIVGGSTQITGRFSPAEAKDLALLINAGALPTPVEIIEQRTVGPTLGAAAIDASARAAVIGLGLTALFLLAVYRLAGLIAVGALVAYAAVSYGALLAIGATLTLPGLAGFVLAIGMAVDATVLVFERAREEHSVKQGGSLPRSVSRGFSGALSAIVDSNVTTLLAAGLLFWLASGPVRGFGVTLSIGVVVALFISLVLTRLLLHLTMRGVVARKPRLSGLTHEGRVRQWVNRRDPEFLGKPRRWLMVAGAIVIAAIAGLFVAGPNLGVEFTGGRVIEYSTSAPADVEQVRDAVSDAGFPRAVVQVSGEKDISVRTEPIDEAATERIRTAVSGVAGDATEIRDEQIGPSLGAELRTKAVVALLLAVLAQLIYLAVRFDWRLGLATVAALAQDVLIIVGIFAWLGKSMDGVFLAALLTVIGYSVNDSVVVFDRVREVRGQRRKEPFARVVGTAVLQTLPRTINTGIGVLFVLGALLFLGDGSLADFALALLLGLIAGTVSTVATAGPVAILLDKRWPGAGRPVRKPSRVRERDDNGAVV